AGCGGCCGCCGCACCAGCCGGCGACCGTCGGGGTCGCGCGTGTCGGTGTAGCTGTAATCCAGCACCAGCTGCCACAGGGCCGACGGCCGGTAGCGCAGGCCCAGCTCAACCCCCTCGCTTTCGCTTTCACCGGCAAGCTGGTTATAGCCGCCCGGCCAGGGATTGCCGGCGATGACGCGGCTGTAATCCCAGTCAATCCGATCCTTGAACCGCAGGCGGAACCAACTGGCCGACAGCTGCAGGCGCTCGTCAAACAGCAGCTGGTCGATCCCCAGTTCCAGGCCACGGCTCTTTTCCGGGTCAAGGTCGCGATTGCCATACTCGGAATACAGCTCGTAGAGCGAAGGCGCGCGCAAACCGACGGCGTAGCTGGCCCGCAGGGTGGTGCCGGTCGCGGCAATGCGGTAAGCCGGCGCCAGCCGCCAGCTGTACTTGCTGCCGAACCGGTCATGGTCATCAAGCCGCACACCGCTGACCAGATCGACACCGTGCCACAGCCACTGGTGCTGCAGCCAGGCACTCAGGGTGGTGGCGTCCTCCTTGCTCTGGGCCGAACTGTCGGCCGTTTCGGTCTGGTGGCCGATGCCGCCGGTCAGGCTGTGGCCGCCACCCAGCTGGTACTGGCCCTGCCAGCGCCACTCGCGGGTCTCGCCCAGATAATCGTAAAACGGCTGACCGTCGTTGTCGTAGGCATCACGCTGCTGGCGCGCCTGGCTGAAATCGACATCCGACAGCAGGCGCCCCGCCAGCAGCACGCTGTGCAGATTGACGCGGCCGAACAGGCGCTCGGTGTCAATGCGGCTGTGGGTGCGGCCGGTCGGATCGGGCTGATACTGCCAGGTGGTCCAGTCCAGCGCGAAACGGTCGCCGGCGTAGCCGGCTCCCCAGTCATCCAGATCCATCTGGGCATCACTGTAGTGCACCAGCGCCGTCAGCGCGGTGGACGAACACAGCTGGGCATTGACCTTGCCGCTGAAGCTGGTGTTGCGCCAGCCATCGTCCTCGCTGGTGTTGCCCCCCTGGGCGATGGCGTTGTTATCGGCGTTGGCCAGGGAATAGCCCTCGCTGTCCAGATGCGACAGGGCCAGGGAATAGCCCAACGGCCCGACCGTGCCGCGCACATCGCCCGCCACCTTGCGGCTGTGATAGCTGCCCGCCTCGGCGCTGAGACTGCCCTGGGTCTGGTCTGTGGCCTGGCGGGTGATGATATTGATGACCCCGGCGCTGGCGTTGCTGCCATACAGCACGCTCATGGGGCCCTTGACCACCTCGATGCGCTCGATGTTGTCAAGACTCAGGTTGGCCAGATCGGCGCCGCGGTTGGTGTCCGTCGGGTCGTTGACCGCCACGCCATCCAGCAGCACCAGAGTATTCTTCGAATCAGCGCCACGCAAAAACACCTTGGTGGTCGTGCCCAGCCCGCCCAGCGGCGAGAGATTGACCCCCGGCACCAGCCGCAGGGCCTCGGCCACCGTCTGCACCTGACTGGCGGCGATATCCGCCGCGTTGATCACCGCCACCGACGCGCCGCCAACCTGCTGCACCGCGCTGCTGCTGCGCGTTGCCGTCACCACCAGATCCTCAAGGGTCTGCTCCGCCGCAGCCGTGCCGGCCGCCGCGCCACCTGCCAGACCCACCAGCAGCGCCAACGGCGCCGCCTTGCTCCACAACCTCATGTTCCGCCTCCAGAACGCCTGCGTCCGGGGCGCAAAAAACCCCGAACCGATAGTGAAAAATCGATTCGGGGTTGTCCCATTCTGCCCACAAATCGCCGTCCGTCTTCGCCACGAAGACCAACTAACAAGGGTTCAGGCAGGTCTTCTGACTCCCGGCTCAGCCGTCCGCCGCGCCTTC
The sequence above is a segment of the Desulfuromonas thiophila genome. Coding sequences within it:
- a CDS encoding TonB-dependent receptor plug domain-containing protein; protein product: MRLWSKAAPLALLVGLAGGAAAGTAAAEQTLEDLVVTATRSSSAVQQVGGASVAVINAADIAASQVQTVAEALRLVPGVNLSPLGGLGTTTKVFLRGADSKNTLVLLDGVAVNDPTDTNRGADLANLSLDNIERIEVVKGPMSVLYGSNASAGVINIITRQATDQTQGSLSAEAGSYHSRKVAGDVRGTVGPLGYSLALSHLDSEGYSLANADNNAIAQGGNTSEDDGWRNTSFSGKVNAQLCSSTALTALVHYSDAQMDLDDWGAGYAGDRFALDWTTWQYQPDPTGRTHSRIDTERLFGRVNLHSVLLAGRLLSDVDFSQARQQRDAYDNDGQPFYDYLGETREWRWQGQYQLGGGHSLTGGIGHQTETADSSAQSKEDATTLSAWLQHQWLWHGVDLVSGVRLDDHDRFGSKYSWRLAPAYRIAATGTTLRASYAVGLRAPSLYELYSEYGNRDLDPEKSRGLELGIDQLLFDERLQLSASWFRLRFKDRIDWDYSRVIAGNPWPGGYNQLAGESESEGVELGLRYRPSALWQLVLDYSYTDTRDPDGRRLVRRPLQQVHAGLRYQPLTALCLQLDGYWYDERDAIGSARDVNGQPVTTLDDYVLVNLAASYQLTEVVELYGRVDNLFDEDYEEAWSYATPGQSFYGGARLRF